One window from the genome of Cricetulus griseus strain 17A/GY chromosome 2, alternate assembly CriGri-PICRH-1.0, whole genome shotgun sequence encodes:
- the Wdr97 gene encoding WD repeat-containing protein 97 produces MVDMEDTMLDVSLLYPSEGDTLVLDTDSYDQDGCDVPDPGVLSEKNEPSLVESPKVLHFFTNNQRWQKMTLRSRARQLWLLLRVYLHDIVEKEKRAELRVARMTHGLEPLRRLEVAAGLCSVAQDPVGGRFVVLDGAGYLHQHTKDGWVQTKLKAPMELHGLVTVPGPLGEVGRFVGWGPAGLTILGQDFQVLWLSKSQVKRKLGQEPFCCLPVPSLGLLIVAQVAGSLELWKFRLGGRRLVSCGSPLQPPPGMCGNLKRLALGPKTRHCTRCCFAAYGSAVLTFNLDSWTLMNVCRDLHKTIISDLEYCEAEEAMVTASRDSTVKVWEADWQIRMVFVGHTGPVTAMTVLRNSSLVVSASQDGTLRTWDLRAAAQVGEVSLGSWNQDTFSERVRHLLAPAGPGWPVFSLCAKTMALWRVCDLYSPLAQLSAPVVHVQVAPVLPAPTEPSLPSRLVCACADGSVYLVSAATGQTVSSLLLEPEDCAVGVAYCLSREALWVLTCSGHLVRANAARNPMVVLYRQHPPPLPAPQPCCLHLYNHLTDARSAFACWEMVRQSKGDILLSAMAWALKTKNRFLPLMGHSDGTLSVMDWRTSVTVFSVEAHSPGPVTAIASTWSTIVTSGGDLTVKMWHAFPYAEESLSLLCTFSCCHPVVTLCVLDKRITVAFEDPESATYGLVQFGLGDKMRCDHRPQDDPMDHITGLCCCPTLKLYACSSLDCTIRIWTWENRLLRLLQLDGPPQALAFSSDSGDLVFALGSRLCLVSHKLYLPTSYLLKKLCQKVPDVVNDPPLPLDIWNPLTVTQLKKLTRLHGAASLSMTLPSIRQQKAILQQPVSKEDLKYIMARDQDLQKLRKGLVFPAAPPPLSWEGRQEAFDNYLRLIYASDMLVGVGSVLGHAMTFTLSDTSFLFFLSQNIKSGREFLQWNTAGLATEKECQDKETQAGAATSGGQATLSVDVQPVSSHSAFQTPGAPGRRFARPPRVSLPIPPTHRVVHSRASQLLARSSLSCELGLSLDLQLKWDQCGGKTVDLKTSSYYLRHRVPLLLHRRPKEPLSNLGGFFPATIQPHRKRTRPINFPGCVPNSVILQQMWLQAEVGCLGSLVELDTQHRLKPYGSDDQWLKRRKHSTLRWRRKLHHWLKRPHKKGEEEEDYDEYDEELELDWDFISEEQPEPWERDTQGPTDLTGEDQEASEISIHLAPQDHLEGPLSEERPLSEERPLWEERPLSEERPLSEERPLSEERPLWEERNRHLPSFLHYFVVQNWFKKLFPIFSLEAYPEMGTVEGLASMFVDFLVQATWADRVNILHALLRLFPEMSNELCSRLQAKLLYLLNLDQPPSLQDKTQKQFVMLALQLLLACSLDVLDVVLEIMSYYLYSPAACQKELRNLLRGLGLQDAQGFLFKEMMSWSENLNLDSKSMIRAQCQQKLEEMILQVNSLERPVASVSGEVSSQASLISGVPLPALSTSWTPLRESDVSLRVQEMVPSPMEPLISALDLQAAITKAHSRIRPTKRVLADALRVFCSEGHLPITVSTTLKRRPLPLEQTEWSQSQLLDLFYIDVLNFFSEKQQAQLQNLTEEEVEEQRHLPGSRLGQLRPNIVVRPPRERWLYPIFRLQETKPQSFRMFLRGHRLFRRAPARDGALRVLKLPLPRVELQPFPPGWPAPPRALPPLLLQPTLQRYFLLQDTNPDT; encoded by the exons ATGGTAGACATGGAGGATACAATGTTAGATGTAAGCCTCCTCTATCCATCAGAGGGCGACACCTTGGTTCTGGACACAGACTCATATGATCAGGATGGCTGTGATGTTCCAGATCCTGGGGTGCTCTCAGAAAAGAATG AACCGAGTCTGGTGGAGTCACCAAAGGTCCTGCACTTCTTTACAAATAACCAGAGGTGGCAGAAAATGACACTGCGTTCCCGTGCCCGACAGCTGTGGCTACTCCTACGTGTATACCTCCATGACATTGTGGAAAAG GAGAAAAGAGCAGAGCTGCGGGTCGCTCGAATGACACATGGGCTGGAGCCACTGCGTCGTCTGGAGGTGGCAGCTGGACTGTGCTCAGTAGCGCAGGACCCAGTGGGTGGACGCTTCGTGGTACTAGACGGTGCAGGTTACCTGCATCAGCACACCAAGGATGGCTGGGTGCAGACAAAGCTGAAGGCTCCCATGGAGCTTCATGGGCTAGTGACTGTGCCTGGCCCTCTGGGAGAAGTGGGCCGCTTCGTAGGCTGGGGCCCAGCTGGACTGACCATATTAGGGCAAGACTTCCAGGTGCTCTGGCTGAGCAAGTCACAGGTGAAAAGGAAACTGGGCCAGGAGCCTTTTTGTTGCTTACCAGTGCCCAGCCTAGGACTGTTGATTGTGGCCCAGGTGGCAGGCAGCCTGGAGCTCTGGAAGTTCCGTTTAGGTGGCCGCCGCCTGGTGTCCTGTGGCTCACCTTTGCAACCACCACCAGGCATGTGTGGCAATCTCAAGCGACTGGCTCTAGGGCCAAAAACTAGACACTGCACCCGGTGTTGCTTTGCTGCCTATGGCTCTGCAGTGCTCACTTTTAATCTGGACTCCTGGACTCTAATGAATGTGTGCCGGGATCTGCATAAAAC CATCATCTCAGACCTGGAGTACTGTGAAGCAGAAGAAGCCATGGTGACAGCTTCCCGGGACAGTACTGTGAAGGTGTGGGAGGCTGATTGGCAGATCCGGATGGTGTTCGTGGGCCACACAG GCCCAGTGACAGCTATGACAGTCCTCCGGAACAGCTCTCTGGTAGTGTCCGCCTCACAGGATGGGACACTTCGCACATGGGACCTGAGGGCTGCAGCTCAGGTGGGAGAGGTATCACTGGGTTCCTGGAACCAAGACACGTTCTCTGAGAGAGTGAGACATTTGCTGGCTCCTGCAGGTCCTGGCTGGCCTGTGTTCTCTCTGTGCGCAAAAACTATGGCGCTGTGGCGTGTGTGTGACCTCTATTCACCATTAGCACAGCTATCCGCTCCAGTGGTCCATGTCCAGGTGGCGCCAGTGCTCCCggcaccaactgagccatctctgccctCTCGCCTTGTATGCGCCTGTGCAGATGGGTCTGTCTATCTGGTGTCAGCTGCTACAGGACAAACCGTGAGTTCACTGCTGCTGGAACCGGAGGACTGTGCAGTTGGTGTGGCTTATTGTTTGTCTCGAGAAGCGCTGTGGGTGCTGACATGCTCGGGGCACCTAGTGCGCGCCAATGCGGCACGCAACCCTATGGTTGTATTATACCGCCAGCATCCACCTCCACTCCCAGCCCCACAGCCCTGCTGCCTGCACCTCTATAACCATCTCACAGATGCTCGTAGTGCGTTTGCCTGCTGGGAGATGGTGCGCCAGAGTAAGGGTGACATACTACTCAGTGCCATGGCCTGGGCCTTGAAAACTAAGAACAG GTTCTTACCATTGATGGGGCACTCTGATGGCACACTGTCTGTAATGGATTGGCGTACATCAGTGACAGTCTTTAGTGTAGAAGCACACAGCCCAGGACCAGTGACTGCTATTGCGTCCACCTGGAGCACCATTGTGACTTCAG GTGGTGATCTGACAGTAAAGATGTGGCATGCATTCCCATATGCCGAGGAGAGCCTGAGCCTGCTATGCACCTTTTCCTGTTGCCACCCAGTGGTAACGCTCTGTGTTCTGGACAAACGTATCACTGTAGCCTTTGAGGATCCAGAAAGTGCCACCTATGGCTTGGTGCAGTTTGGCCTGGGTGACAAAATGCGCTGTGACCACCGGCCACAGGATGACCCTATGGACCACATCACTG GCCTATGCTGCTGCCCCACCCTCAAGCTATATGCCTGCTCCAGCCTGGACTGCACCATCCGAATCTGGACCTGGGAGAACCGCCTGCTGCG GCTCCTGCAGCTGGATGGTCCCCCTCAGGCCCTGGCCTTTTCCAGTGACAGTGGAGACCTGGTATTTGCACTAGGTTCCCGCCTCTGCCTGGTGTCCCACAAGCTCTACCTACCTACATCTTATCTGCTTAAG AAATTGTGTCAGAAGGTCCCTGATGTGGTGAATGACCCTCCACTGCCACTGGACATCTGGAACCCACTGACAGTCACCCAGTTGAAGAAGCTTACCCGTCTACATGGAGCAGCCAGCCTCAG CATGACCTTGCCCTCCATCCGTCAACAGAAAGCAATACTTCAGCAGCCAGTGTCGAAGGAG GACTTGAAGTATATCATGGCCCGGGATCAAGACCTTCAAAAACTGAGGAAAGGACTAGTGTTCCCAGCAGCTCCGCCCCCACTCTCCTGGGAGGGACGCCAGGAAGCCTTTGACAATTACTTACGTCTGATCTATGCTTCTGACATGTTGGTAGGTGTGGGATCAGTCCTAGGCCATGCCATGACCTTCACCCTATCTGATACAagcttcctgtttttcctgtctCAGAACATAAAATCTGGAAGGGAGTTCTTGCAGTGGAACACTGCGGGCCTCGCCACAGAGAAAGAATGCCAGGACAAGGAGACCCAGGCCGGAGCTGCCACCAGTGGTGGGCAGGCTACACTTAGTGTTGATGTTCAGCCAGTGTCCTCACATTCAGCCTTCCAAACCCCGGGAGCCCCGGGCAGGCGCTTTGCCCGCCCTCCCCGAGTCTCCTTGCCCATTCCACCCACTCACCGTGTGGTGCATAGCCGGGCATCCCAG CTTCTAGCACGTTCCTCCCTGAGCTGTGAGCTGGGCCTTAGTTTGGACCTGCAGCTGAAGTGGGATCAGTGTGGAGGAAAGACCGTGGACCTGAAAACATCATCCTACTACCTGCGGCATAGG GTTCCGCTGTTGCTGCACAGAAGGCCTAAAGAGCCTCTCTCAAATCTAGGGGGCTTCTTTCCTGCCACCATACAACCCCACAGG AAACGCACTCGGCCCATCAATTTTCCTGGCTGTGTGCCCAACTCTGTGATACTGCAGCAGATGTGGTTGCAGGCAGAGGTCGGCTGCCTTGGCTCCCTAGTAGAACTCGATACCCAGCACAGACTCAAG CCATATGGAAGCGATGACCAGTGGCTAAAGCGCCGAAAGCATTCTACTCTCAGGTGGCGAAGGAAACTGCACCATTGGCTTAAGAGGCCACATAAGAAaggtgaagaagaggaagacTATGATGAATACGACGAAGAGTTGGAACTGGACTGGGACTTCATttctgaagagcagccagaacCCTGGGAACGAGACACTCAA GGCCCCACAGACTTGACCGGAGAAGACCAGGAAGCCTCCGAGATCAGCATCCACTTGGCTCCCCAGGACCACCTCGAGGGCCCACTCTCGGAAGAGCGCCCACTCTCGGAAGAGCGCCCACTCTGGGAAGAGCGCCCACTCTCGGAAGAGCGCCCACTCTCGGAAGAGCGCCCACTCTCGGAAGAGCGCCCACTCTGGGAAGAGCGCAATAGACATTTGCCCAGTTTCCTGCATTATTTTGTTGTCCAGAACTGGTTCAAAAAGCTGTTCCCTATCTTTAGCCTGGAG GCCTATCCAGAAATGGGCACCGTAGAGGGCCTGGCTTCGATGTTTGTGGACTTCCTGGTACAGGCTACCTGGGCAGACCGAGTGAATATTCTGCATGCCCTGCTGAGACTGTTTCCTGAAATGAGCAATGAACTCTGCAGCCGGTTGCAGGCCAAACTCTTGTACTTGCTCAATCTTGACCAGCCCCCTAGCCTCCAG GACAAGACTCAGAAGCAGTTTGTGATGCTGGCGCTGCAGTTGCTCCTGGCCTGCAGCTTGGATGTCCTTGATGTGGTTTTGGAGATTATGTCCTACTACCTCTACTCTCCAGCTGCTTGTCA GAAAGAACTCAGGAATCTGCTGCGTGGGCTGGGCCTACAAGATGCACAGGGCTTCCTGTTTAAGGAGATGATGAGCTGGTCTGAGAACTTGAACCTTGACTCCAAGTCCATGATACGCGCACAATGCCAACAGAAGCTTGAGGAAATGATTCTTCAG GTGAATAGCTTGGAGCGTCCTGTAGCCAGTGTTTCTGGGGAGGTCTCCTCGCAAGCCTCCCTCATTTCTGGGGTGCCCTTGCCTGCCTTGAGCACCTCTTGGACACCCTTAAGAGAATCGGACGTATCCTTGCGTGTTCAAGAGATGGTGCCTTCACCTATGGAGCCTCTGATATCTGCCTTAGACCTCCAGGCTGCAATCACAAAGGCACATTCACGCATCCGGCCAACCAAAAGAGTACTTGCTGATGCACTGCGTGTCTTCTGTTCTGAGGGCCACTTGCCTATCACTGTGTCTACTACATTAAAAAGAAGGCCATTGCCACTGGAGCAAACAGAATGGTCACAGTCTCAGCTGCTGGACCTGTTTTATATTGATGTGCTTAATTTCTTCAGTGAGAAGCAACAAGCACAGCTGCAGAACTTgacagaggaggaggtggaagagcAGAGACACTTACCTGGCTCACGCCTAGGCCAGCTAAGGCCCAACATTGTGGTGCGGCCGCCCCGGGAACGCTG GCTCTATCCCATTTTTCGGCTGCAGGAGACCAAGCCACAAAGTTTTAGGATGTTTCTCAGGG GTCATAGACTGTTCCGCCGGGCCCCAGCTCGTGATGGTGCCCTCCGGGTGCTGAAGCTGCCACTGCCACGAGTGGAGTTGCAGCCCTTTCCTCCAGGTTGGCCAGCACCCCCACGGGCACTGCCCCCACTGCTCCTGCAGCCTACACTGCAACGCTACTTTCTGCTCCAAGATACAAACCCAGACACCTAA